tattatatattataatatgctaattattaagaaaaattaattcaaatctGAAATTAAGAATAATAAACATCTATTGATTTAAATtagtgataaaaaaaattaaaatacgaATTTagttaataatataatttaaacataaattaatatgataatcatatattataaatataaattaagaacaagattattgttgataaaaaatattatattatttttacttaataaaatatttaaattttaattaaaaatgaaatttaacataattattaaaaaaagtaactatatattattttaccatgCATTATAatctattaattattaataaaatgtaATTAAATTCTAAAATGAATGAAAAAccatctttaaattaaaattaaaattaaatgaatttaaaaaatatttaaattttaattataaaattaacataattataatttaaatttataattataaaaataatcatatttttatttaaaatgaattttaaaataactagatattattttactatgtattatgacatattatttattataattcaattataAATTGAAAAGGAACTATTTATtagtttaaattaatattaataaaattaaaattaaaaattaattaataatattatttttgttaattttttgaatctgatctctattttgatgatgacaaaacactagtttcttatgtgtgtgtctAGTATTTGGACAAGTTTATATTCCCACTCACACATAAGAAAATGGGAAATAAAAGCCAGAAAGGTCTTAAAGCTCACTCATTCTTGGCAAATTCCATAATGAACAAGAAGAGcaaaagaggaaaaagatgtttcgtttttattgtatattgcatttttaaatttggtctgtaatactGCATTccatgcatggtatgaatgatAAGCTCAGTAACAACCATAAATAGACCCTAAGGATCCTACACCTTCATGAAAGACCTTTTCCTAAATagataaaatcttacaaaggttttcaaaataatttaaggtcaaaaattagggcttacttcggtcgaccgatgttgAATTTTTTCGGCTTAATTAAAAGCTTGGTCGGCTAACCTAATCACGTTTTAAACAGCTCAAAAGACCGACCTGACCAGAAGTCAAATGTTTGCCTTGGCTCGGCTGACCAACCTAaattgaacgtatcttccacggTCGATCGACCTTCAAACTTGACTTTTTCTACCTACCCTAGTAGACCGAACTTTCAATTCAAAAATACCCTCAGCCGACTGAATGAACTGACAGACCAACCTTAAGGATAGACGACCAAACCTATGAAAGTTTGGAATATCGCCTTGGCTCGGCCAGTTGAACCTTTCAGGTTCATGTTGTTTTAAGCACTTAAAATGTGTTTAATctttattaaacaattttaaaaattcctaatatgtccctaacgatTAGATTTCCCCtagactctatatatacctcctcattacTCTATTTTTAATAGAGATATTAGtgagaaaatcctcccaaaaatatatttgattcttattcatttttACACTCTCCTACACTTGCTATTTGAGAAATTTCCTTTGGAGAgaatttattttgggcatataattatttcataaatcttttactctcactttgcttacattttttttttttttcaaaatccttcTTGAGAGTAAATTTATTGTTCtctcatatatttcatttgataaaaaTTTTTGGGCGCAAACGTTacatagcttgtgaatcttgcacatttattgcaagacttcaaaaaCTCACATTCTTGATTATAAAATCTTTTTGAGCTTTTAACCCTAACTTTCATtaacaatatttttgaaaatcatttttagatgaaagcttttgggttttcaaaatctttgaaaaacttttattgcatatttgttttggttaaaatcaaagatcatataatcTTCTTTGTGCAAGCacaaccctaagttctcctatacttgaaaaatatttttggagaaagattTAATTGGGGTTTAATCTTTGAAGTGCATTAtcatatatattaaatttcaaaGAGTATAAAATCACATTGAGAAAAaacttatatttcatatcatacatgattgcattttgtgcttaaatgttgTATATCATCTGCGTGTATTAGAAGCAttatttttgtacaaaaattattatttgttgtatttccaacgtgtggtcggaagaggaagaCTCATCCTGTGAAGAGTCTCAGATTactcagactcggttaggagagcactgaACTGATTCAAAttcggttaagagaactaggtgcaccatcttgtaaggtATCATAAAGGTTGGGGTTAGTTTTGTTAATCTGACCTGAGATTTTCCTTTCCCAGTAAGGAAAAGGTGTTGTATTTGGTGTTGCTCCACTTGCAAGTGAgcaatttagtgaatccttttacTTATGAACTTGAGGCGGGAACgcaggtagtattggccgaatctcgataacatactGTGTGtctatttttaatttcttgcactttATATTCCTATACTACGAgtatgttatattttatatattgtgaatgttgcacataatttaatttttgcatattatatttatctgtgtaATTGACATTTACTTAGAATGATGTTATTTATTACTGCTACTGGTTTAGTTGAACTTAGGTAGAactttttaatacccaattcgcccccctcttgagaatacactaatcccaacaatttttattataattaatatgacagtaatatattataaatatacattagaaataattattattgttaattaaaataataatattatattattttttaataaaaagtataaactttaaatataaataattaaaataattattatttaaattgttaattaaaactattaatatttttaatctaaaatatgtttgaaaataATCTTGTAGTAccttataataataaataagtatgAAAAGActacttattttaaatacaaccaaACACCATTTATAACTTTcaattcttttctaatttaaCAATTATTGAATTCAATATTTCTTTTTACTAGAAAAACACTTATACATAAGTGGTTTTAAATGATCCCTAAAAGCCAGTAAGAGAAATAGAAAAATTGATAACATAAATAGACACATTTTTATTATCTATTTCTTCATTGTGcataattagaaataaaaaataaaaaataataccaATACTTAATAGCTCGATGTGTgtaaatattttgtaattagtGGATTTTGAATTTTATGCGAAGAAATCattctaaataaatttttttaaaacagttTCGAATTCATTAAATTTGTTCAAGATATGACCCAATTCTTCATATGGCTGAATGAGATTGGTCCAAGATGGTTTAATATACTACTTCAGGTCTAGAACATCTAAAATATATAGAGATAGTGCTTATGAACataaattttagggtttggttttattaaaaaaaatatgtgtaaattgaataattttatttacaaaaGTTAATTTTGCAtgttaaattattataataataagttgttaaaataattgaaaattataaaaattaattttcaatatttttgaaaaaaattgaatgGCAACAATAAATACAAAATTAGCAAAAGAAACAAacgtacatatacatatatatatatatatatatatatatatatatattgttggtatagaaatgaaaataaaaatataatatcaaaCGTTCTCTAAGTTACGAGTGAAGCATCAAATTAGGAAAATaagtttcctttttttatttttaaaattttagaagattggaaaataaaatataaagaaaaatagaTATAATTGTCTAAAATAGTACAGAAGGGATATTTcatcattttgagtttttttttttttctaaaatttaagcTTATAGAATTAAATTGCATTGATGTGCAGTCACATGTAACATCAACATAAGTATTTTGCAACATCAAGGATAACCCTTTAAACTTCGATTTTGCTTACTTAAATGATGTTCTTATATTCATTTGCCTAACTTGAACGAGTTTATGATCATTTCGAGTCTAGAACAAATTTGGTAGTTTCGGGTTGGGCCAACAAGGGTAGATAACTGGGGccattttttaaaactaaattttttttttgtaatttttaaaaataaaacaaatatatgtgtatttCTTTTTAAGACTTTAGGTTTGGGTGTGTGTTttaaaaagaaaggagaaaagattTTCACCGTGATGACGTGGCTGAATCTAAAAGGCCCAAAAAATACCAATCAGAGAACGGTTGTACTGATATTGGCATTGATTCAAAGTAGAGTATAAAATCCCCCTTCACGCAATTGGCCTGTCATTAGATTCATTACATCAGATCCGGCGGGGATCGCAGGTAGCAGATCGAGTTTGCGATAGGATTAGCATCAGATCTGGGCAAATCTTGTCTGGCAACACAGAGCGCACTGTTTATGTTGGTctgttttctctccctctctttcaaTTTTGTTCTCGATCTGCCTCTTCGGCCTTGCTTGTTCttgatgaaaaatattttctggcGTAATGTTAGTTTTCCGCAAGAAAATTCGCACTTTCTGGTGAAGATGTGTaatgtttccaaaaatatttagcgTTCTGTGTGTTTCGAAGGATAGTTGAATGGTTCGTCTCGTTGAAATTTGTAGTTTTCTTGGAAACATCGTCTTTTGATTTCTCCTTTGTCGGGAAAAAAATGAGGTTTCGCACGGTGCGAAATAAGAATACGAAATATATTCTTATTTGTGTTAAACTACTGGGAGAAAAAAATGATAAACCCTTTTTTATTTTGCCGAATTTTTGTGCAGATAGTTTACCgattaaataaattatttcatattgttaACGAAGACTGGAAGAGGCCGAGGTAATGTTAAGTCCGAGTCTGAGCTCATGTTACGTGTCTTCCTCCGTTGCTTCAGCGCCGGCAAttttccttctccttctcctgTCTCCTCAGAAGCGAATACTAAACTTTTCGAGCAGGTGCTTGTGCTCTGCAGGCGCGGCCGCCCCCAAGAAGCTGTCTCCCTGTTCTACACTGTCAATGGGCCGCCATCGTCACCATCTCAAACCTGCCAAATTTACGCTTCCCTCTTCCATGAATGCGCTCGCCATGGTCTCATCCAGCAAGGCCAAGCCCTCCACGGCCACCTGCTTGCCCACAACCCCACCGCCCATTCTGACCTCTACATTACCAACCATCTAATCAATATGTACGCTAAATGCGGTTACTTAGAGTACGCCCGCCGGCTGTTTGATGAAATGCCGCACAGAAACATTGTTTCTTGGACTGCTCTCATTTCTGGTTATGCACAACACGGCCGAGCTGACGAGTGTTTTTGTGTGTTTTCGGACATGCTGATTTACTGCCGACCGACTGAATTTGCATTCGCAAGTGTTCTTAGTTCGTGTGGCAAGCACGATGGCAACCGTGGACGGCAGGTACATGCCTTTGCCTTGAAAACATCCTttgatgtttatgtttttgtatCAAATGCTCTGATTTCCATGTATTTCAAGAGCTGTGATTGTGGTGGGATTGGCAATGTTGATGGTAAAGATGATGCTTGGACTGTGTTCAAGACTATGGAGTACCGCAATTTGATTTCTTGGAATTCAATGATTGCAGGGCTTCAGCTTTGTGGACTTGAGGCTCAAGCTATCAGTGTTTTCTCCCAAATGCATTGTGATGGCGTTGGGTTTGATCGTGCAACACTGCTGAGCGTCTTTTCTTCCCTCTGTGGAATCAACTGCAGTGACATCGATTTGGGTCTTAAGGCTTGTTTTCAGCTGCACTGTCTCACAATCAAAACTGGGTTTCATTCAGAAACTGAAGTAGCGACTGCTTTAGTGAAAGCTTACTCAAATCTTGGAGGGGAGGTAGCAGATTGCTATGGGATATTCTTGGAGACAAATGGCTGTCGGGATGTTGTTTCATGGACTGGGATTATAACAGCATTTGCTGAACAGGCCCCAGAAGAAGCCCTCTTCCTTTTCTGTCAGTTCTGTCAAGAGGGCTTGACTCCAGACCGTTATACTTTGTCAATTGTATTGAAAGCATGTTCTGGCCTAGCAACTGAACGATGTACTTGGGTTGTCCATGTGCAGATTATCAAAGCTGGATTTGAAGATGACACTGTGCTTAAAAATGCTTTGATTCATGCATATGCAAGGTGTGGCTCGATTATTTTGTCAAAAAA
The sequence above is a segment of the Malania oleifera isolate guangnan ecotype guangnan chromosome 8, ASM2987363v1, whole genome shotgun sequence genome. Coding sequences within it:
- the LOC131161290 gene encoding pentatricopeptide repeat-containing protein At1g71420 isoform X2, producing MYAKCGYLEYARRLFDEMPHRNIVSWTALISGYAQHGRADECFCVFSDMLIYCRPTEFAFASVLSSCGKHDGNRGRQVHAFALKTSFDVYVFVSNALISMYFKSCDCGGIGNVDGKDDAWTVFKTMEYRNLISWNSMIAGLQLCGLEAQAISVFSQMHCDGVGFDRATLLSVFSSLCGINCSDIDLGLKACFQLHCLTIKTGFHSETEVATALVKAYSNLGGEVADCYGIFLETNGCRDVVSWTGIITAFAEQAPEEALFLFCQFCQEGLTPDRYTLSIVLKACSGLATERCTWVVHVQIIKAGFEDDTVLKNALIHAYARCGSIILSKKVFNEILIHDIISWNSMLKAYALHGLATEALLLFSQMNVKPDATTFVSLLSACGHSGMVKEGTKVFDAMSTNYGIVPRIDHYACMVDILGRAGRIPEAEELVSRMPMKPDFVVWSALLGACRKHNETRLAKLAATKLNELEPTKSLGYVQMSNLYSSSGSFNEASLIRKEMSGSRVRKEPGLSWIEIGNKVHEFTSGGRNHPQRDIICAKLEGLVGQLKEKGYVPETSLALHDVEEEQKEEQMYHHSEKLALVFALMNEGGFDYTGGVIRIMKNIRICVDCHNFMKLASNLFQKEIIVRDSNRFHHFRDNMCSCNDYW
- the LOC131161290 gene encoding pentatricopeptide repeat-containing protein At1g71420 isoform X1, which codes for MLRVFLRCFSAGNFPSPSPVSSEANTKLFEQVLVLCRRGRPQEAVSLFYTVNGPPSSPSQTCQIYASLFHECARHGLIQQGQALHGHLLAHNPTAHSDLYITNHLINMYAKCGYLEYARRLFDEMPHRNIVSWTALISGYAQHGRADECFCVFSDMLIYCRPTEFAFASVLSSCGKHDGNRGRQVHAFALKTSFDVYVFVSNALISMYFKSCDCGGIGNVDGKDDAWTVFKTMEYRNLISWNSMIAGLQLCGLEAQAISVFSQMHCDGVGFDRATLLSVFSSLCGINCSDIDLGLKACFQLHCLTIKTGFHSETEVATALVKAYSNLGGEVADCYGIFLETNGCRDVVSWTGIITAFAEQAPEEALFLFCQFCQEGLTPDRYTLSIVLKACSGLATERCTWVVHVQIIKAGFEDDTVLKNALIHAYARCGSIILSKKVFNEILIHDIISWNSMLKAYALHGLATEALLLFSQMNVKPDATTFVSLLSACGHSGMVKEGTKVFDAMSTNYGIVPRIDHYACMVDILGRAGRIPEAEELVSRMPMKPDFVVWSALLGACRKHNETRLAKLAATKLNELEPTKSLGYVQMSNLYSSSGSFNEASLIRKEMSGSRVRKEPGLSWIEIGNKVHEFTSGGRNHPQRDIICAKLEGLVGQLKEKGYVPETSLALHDVEEEQKEEQMYHHSEKLALVFALMNEGGFDYTGGVIRIMKNIRICVDCHNFMKLASNLFQKEIIVRDSNRFHHFRDNMCSCNDYW